A window of the Myxocyprinus asiaticus isolate MX2 ecotype Aquarium Trade chromosome 11, UBuf_Myxa_2, whole genome shotgun sequence genome harbors these coding sequences:
- the ift88 gene encoding intraflagellar transport protein 88 homolog isoform X4, whose product MENVHLVPEEEDDLYTGYNEYNPTFDSEDLHNDIGFQQAVRTSHGRRPPMTAKYPGTAIGGRPLGTTFGSRMPVGTSMGRPMTGAVQDGAARPMTAVRAAGYSSSLARGSVFDPLGQAKGPAPPLEMKNEDTPEEKIKILEKKVNDLIEESCLTHAHGDLQLSLEKAKEAGRKERALVRQREQTGTADHINLDLTFSVLFNLANQYTNNDMYTEALNTYQVIVKNKMLNNAGRLKVNMANIYFKQKNYTKAIKFYRMALDQISNVHNAMRIKIMQNIGVVFVHMGQYSDAITSFEYIMSESPNIKTGFNLILCYYAIGDRERMKKAFQKLICVPLGIDDEDKYIPPNDDTHANMVIEAIKNDKLHQMELERKALAEKYIMTSAKLIAPAIESSFAAGFDWCVDMVKGSQYVELANDLEINKAITYLRQRDFKQAVETLKMFEKKDSRVKSAAATNLSFLYFLEKDYDQADRYADLAMSADRYNPAALINKGNTVFVKEDYEKAAEFYKEALRNDSSCTEALYNLGLTYKRLGRLEEALDCFLKLHAILRNSAQVMYQLANLYEMLEDPHQAIEWLMQLTSVTPTDAQVLAKLGDLYDNEGDKSQAFQYYYESYRYFPSNISVIEWLGAYYIDTQFCEKAIQYFDRATLIQPTQVKWQLMVASCYRRSGNYQKALETYKDIHWKFPENVECLRFLVRLCTDMGLKEVQDYATKLKKVEKMKEIREQRVRSGRESSARGRREGSAGSVSRSEAKYSPVLEQGRDSGQSNHGTSAKGERLSVKLKTLPGSNEPYEASTQQEIDASYVDPLGPQTQRPKTAARKRIEEDEFADEELGDDLLPE is encoded by the exons TCTCGGATGCCTGTTGGCACTTCAATGGGAAGACCTATGACTGGAGCTGTTCAG GACGGGGCAGCTCGTCCCATGACTGCAGTGCGGGCAGCAGGATATTCTTCATCTTTAGCTAGAG GCTCAGTGTTTGATCCACTGGGACAAGCGAAAGGACCAGCCCCTCCATTAGAGATGAAGAATGAAGACAC TCCAGAGGAGAAGATAAAGATCCTGGAAAAGAAGGTGAATGATTTGATAGAGGAGAGTTGTCTCACTCACGCACATGGGGATCTACAACTG TCTCTAGAGAAGGCCAAAGAGGCAGGCAGAAAGGAAAGGGCTCTGGTGAGACAGAGAGAACAAACAGGCACTGCAGACCACATCAATCTAGATCTGACCTTCTCA GTGCTGTTTAATTTAGCAAACCAATATACCAATAATGACATGTACACTGAAGCCCTAAACACTTaccaagtcattgtgaagaataAAATGCTTAATAATGCTG GACGATTAAAAGTGAACATGGCAAATATATATTTCAAGCAAAAGAACTACACAAAGGCAATCAAATTTTACCGCATGGCTTTGGATCAGATCTCAAATGTCCATAATGCAATGAG GATCAAGATAATGCAGAACATTGGAGTTGTGTTCGTACACATGGGCCAATACTCAGATGCCATCACCTCCTTTGAGTACATCATGAGTGAGAGTCCCAACATAAAGACAGGCTTCAACCTCATCCTGTGCTACTATGCCATTGGAGACCGTGAGAGGATGAAGAAAGCTTTCCAGAAACTAATTTGTGTTCCGCTTGGAATTGATGATGAAGACAAGTATATTCCTCCAAAT GATGACACCCATGCAAACATGGTCATTGAGGCTATTAAGAATGATAAgctgcaccaaatggaattggagAG GAAAGCACTAGCAGAAAAATACATTATGACCTCAGCTAAGCTTATTGCTCCAGCCATTGAGTCATCATTTGCAGCTGGGTTTGACTG GTGTGTAGACATGGTAAAGGGTTCACAATACGTGGAGCTGGCTAATGACTTGGAGATCAACAAAGCTATTACTTACCTAAGACAAAGGGACTTCAAACAG GCAGTTGAGACCCTGAAGATGTTTGAAAAGAAGGACAGCCGGGTTAAAAGTGCTGCTGCCACTAACCTTTCCTTTCTCTACTTCTTG GAAAAGGATTATGATCAAGCAGACCGCTACGCTGACCTTGCCATGAGCGCTGACCGCTACAACCCTGCTGCACTTATTAACAAAGGCAACACAGTGTTTGTGAAGGAGGACTATGAGAAAGCAGCAGAGTTTTATAAGGAGGCTCTTCGTAATGACTCGTCCTGCACTGAGGCTCTCTATAACTTAG GTTTGACCTATAAGAGGCTGGGTAGACTAGAGGAAGCCCTGGACTGCTTCCTTAAACTGCATGCTATCCTCAGAAACAGCGCTCAGGTCATGTATCAGTTGGCTAATCT ATATGAGATGCTGGAAGACCCTCACCAGGCAATTGAGTGGCTGATGCAGCTCACCAGTGTGACTCCTACAGATGCCCAGGTGCTGGCCAAACTGGGAGACCTTTATGACAATGAGGGAGACAAATCACAGGCATTCCAGTACTATTATGAG TCATACAGGTATTTTCCCTCAAACATTAGTGTCATTGAGTGGTTGGGAGCATATTACATTGATACCCAGTTCTGTGAGAAAGCTATTCAGTACTTTGACAGAGCTACCCTCATTCA ACCAACCCAGGTGAAATGGCAGCTGATGGTGGCCAGCTGTTACAGGAGAAgtg GAAATTATCAGAAGGCACTTGAGACCTACAAAGACATTCATTGGAAATTTCCAGAGAATGTTGAAT GTCTTCGCTTCCTGGTCAGACTGTGTACAGATATGGGATTAAAAGAGGTGCAGGACTATGCAACCAAACTCAAGAAAGTTGAGAAAATGAAGGAGATCAGAGAGCAG AGGGTGAGGTCTGGGAGGGAGAGCAGTGCTCGGGGTCGGAGAGAAGGCAGCGCTGGCAGTG TTTCTCGCTCTGAAGCCAAGTACAGTCCTGTACTGGAGCAGGGCAGAG ACAGTGGACAGAGCAACCATGGCACCAGTGCCAAGGGTGAACGGCTTAGTGTTAAGTTGAAAACACTTCCAGGTTCCAATGAGCCATATGAAGCCAGCACTCAGCAGGAAATAG ATGCTTCTTATGTTGATCCGTTGGGGCCGCAAACACAGAGACCAAAGACTGCAGCAAGGAAACGTATTGAGGAAGATGAGTTTGCTGATGAAGAGCTAGGAGATGACTTACTGCCAGAGTGA
- the ift88 gene encoding intraflagellar transport protein 88 homolog isoform X5, with product MENVHLVPEEEDDLYTGYNEYNPTFDSEDLHNDIGFQQAVRTSHGRRPPMTAKYPGTAIGGRPLGTTFGSRMPVGTSMGRPMTGAVQDGAARPMTAVRAAGYSSSLARGSVFDPLGQAKGPAPPLEMKNEDTPEEKIKILEKKVNDLIEESCLTHAHGDLQLSLEKAKEAGRKERALVRQREQTGTADHINLDLTFSVLFNLANQYTNNDMYTEALNTYQVIVKNKMLNNAGRLKVNMANIYFKQKNYTKAIKFYRMALDQISNVHNAMRIKIMQNIGVVFVHMGQYSDAITSFEYIMSESPNIKTGFNLILCYYAIGDRERMKKAFQKLICVPLGIDDEDKYIPPNDDTHANMVIEAIKNDKLHQMELERKALAEKYIMTSAKLIAPAIESSFAAGFDWCVDMVKGSQYVELANDLEINKAITYLRQRDFKQAVETLKMFEKKDSRVKSAAATNLSFLYFLEKDYDQADRYADLAMSADRYNPAALINKGNTVFVKEDYEKAAEFYKEALRNDSSCTEALYNLGLTYKRLGRLEEALDCFLKLHAILRNSAQVMYQLANLYEMLEDPHQAIEWLMQLTSVTPTDAQVLAKLGDLYDNEGDKSQAFQYYYESYRYFPSNISVIEWLGAYYIDTQFCEKAIQYFDRATLIQPTQVKWQLMVASCYRRSGNYQKALETYKDIHWKFPENVECLRFLVRLCTDMGLKEVQDYATKLKKVEKMKEIREQRVRSGRESSARGRREGSAGSGSSSSPINTPPLRASDSGQSNHGTSAKGERLSVKLKTLPGSNEPYEASTQQEIDASYVDPLGPQTQRPKTAARKRIEEDEFADEELGDDLLPE from the exons TCTCGGATGCCTGTTGGCACTTCAATGGGAAGACCTATGACTGGAGCTGTTCAG GACGGGGCAGCTCGTCCCATGACTGCAGTGCGGGCAGCAGGATATTCTTCATCTTTAGCTAGAG GCTCAGTGTTTGATCCACTGGGACAAGCGAAAGGACCAGCCCCTCCATTAGAGATGAAGAATGAAGACAC TCCAGAGGAGAAGATAAAGATCCTGGAAAAGAAGGTGAATGATTTGATAGAGGAGAGTTGTCTCACTCACGCACATGGGGATCTACAACTG TCTCTAGAGAAGGCCAAAGAGGCAGGCAGAAAGGAAAGGGCTCTGGTGAGACAGAGAGAACAAACAGGCACTGCAGACCACATCAATCTAGATCTGACCTTCTCA GTGCTGTTTAATTTAGCAAACCAATATACCAATAATGACATGTACACTGAAGCCCTAAACACTTaccaagtcattgtgaagaataAAATGCTTAATAATGCTG GACGATTAAAAGTGAACATGGCAAATATATATTTCAAGCAAAAGAACTACACAAAGGCAATCAAATTTTACCGCATGGCTTTGGATCAGATCTCAAATGTCCATAATGCAATGAG GATCAAGATAATGCAGAACATTGGAGTTGTGTTCGTACACATGGGCCAATACTCAGATGCCATCACCTCCTTTGAGTACATCATGAGTGAGAGTCCCAACATAAAGACAGGCTTCAACCTCATCCTGTGCTACTATGCCATTGGAGACCGTGAGAGGATGAAGAAAGCTTTCCAGAAACTAATTTGTGTTCCGCTTGGAATTGATGATGAAGACAAGTATATTCCTCCAAAT GATGACACCCATGCAAACATGGTCATTGAGGCTATTAAGAATGATAAgctgcaccaaatggaattggagAG GAAAGCACTAGCAGAAAAATACATTATGACCTCAGCTAAGCTTATTGCTCCAGCCATTGAGTCATCATTTGCAGCTGGGTTTGACTG GTGTGTAGACATGGTAAAGGGTTCACAATACGTGGAGCTGGCTAATGACTTGGAGATCAACAAAGCTATTACTTACCTAAGACAAAGGGACTTCAAACAG GCAGTTGAGACCCTGAAGATGTTTGAAAAGAAGGACAGCCGGGTTAAAAGTGCTGCTGCCACTAACCTTTCCTTTCTCTACTTCTTG GAAAAGGATTATGATCAAGCAGACCGCTACGCTGACCTTGCCATGAGCGCTGACCGCTACAACCCTGCTGCACTTATTAACAAAGGCAACACAGTGTTTGTGAAGGAGGACTATGAGAAAGCAGCAGAGTTTTATAAGGAGGCTCTTCGTAATGACTCGTCCTGCACTGAGGCTCTCTATAACTTAG GTTTGACCTATAAGAGGCTGGGTAGACTAGAGGAAGCCCTGGACTGCTTCCTTAAACTGCATGCTATCCTCAGAAACAGCGCTCAGGTCATGTATCAGTTGGCTAATCT ATATGAGATGCTGGAAGACCCTCACCAGGCAATTGAGTGGCTGATGCAGCTCACCAGTGTGACTCCTACAGATGCCCAGGTGCTGGCCAAACTGGGAGACCTTTATGACAATGAGGGAGACAAATCACAGGCATTCCAGTACTATTATGAG TCATACAGGTATTTTCCCTCAAACATTAGTGTCATTGAGTGGTTGGGAGCATATTACATTGATACCCAGTTCTGTGAGAAAGCTATTCAGTACTTTGACAGAGCTACCCTCATTCA ACCAACCCAGGTGAAATGGCAGCTGATGGTGGCCAGCTGTTACAGGAGAAgtg GAAATTATCAGAAGGCACTTGAGACCTACAAAGACATTCATTGGAAATTTCCAGAGAATGTTGAAT GTCTTCGCTTCCTGGTCAGACTGTGTACAGATATGGGATTAAAAGAGGTGCAGGACTATGCAACCAAACTCAAGAAAGTTGAGAAAATGAAGGAGATCAGAGAGCAG AGGGTGAGGTCTGGGAGGGAGAGCAGTGCTCGGGGTCGGAGAGAAGGCAGCGCTGGCAGTG GGAGCAGCTCAAGCCCCATCAATACCCCTCCTCTGAGAGCCAGTG ACAGTGGACAGAGCAACCATGGCACCAGTGCCAAGGGTGAACGGCTTAGTGTTAAGTTGAAAACACTTCCAGGTTCCAATGAGCCATATGAAGCCAGCACTCAGCAGGAAATAG ATGCTTCTTATGTTGATCCGTTGGGGCCGCAAACACAGAGACCAAAGACTGCAGCAAGGAAACGTATTGAGGAAGATGAGTTTGCTGATGAAGAGCTAGGAGATGACTTACTGCCAGAGTGA
- the ift88 gene encoding intraflagellar transport protein 88 homolog isoform X3, translated as MENVHLVPEEEDDLYTGYNEYNPTFDSEDLHNDIGFQQAVRTSHGRRPPMTAKYPGTAIGGRPLGTTFGSRMPVGTSMGRPMTGAVQDGAARPMTAVRAAGYSSSLARGSVFDPLGQAKGPAPPLEMKNEDTPEEKIKILEKKVNDLIEESCLTHAHGDLQLSLEKAKEAGRKERALVRQREQTGTADHINLDLTFSVLFNLANQYTNNDMYTEALNTYQVIVKNKMLNNAGRLKVNMANIYFKQKNYTKAIKFYRMALDQISNVHNAMRIKIMQNIGVVFVHMGQYSDAITSFEYIMSESPNIKTGFNLILCYYAIGDRERMKKAFQKLICVPLGIDDEDKYIPPNDDTHANMVIEAIKNDKLHQMELERKALAEKYIMTSAKLIAPAIESSFAAGFDWCVDMVKGSQYVELANDLEINKAITYLRQRDFKQAVETLKMFEKKDSRVKSAAATNLSFLYFLEKDYDQADRYADLAMSADRYNPAALINKGNTVFVKEDYEKAAEFYKEALRNDSSCTEALYNLGLTYKRLGRLEEALDCFLKLHAILRNSAQVMYQLANLYEMLEDPHQAIEWLMQLTSVTPTDAQVLAKLGDLYDNEGDKSQAFQYYYESYRYFPSNISVIEWLGAYYIDTQFCEKAIQYFDRATLIQPTQVKWQLMVASCYRRSGNYQKALETYKDIHWKFPENVECLRFLVRLCTDMGLKEVQDYATKLKKVEKMKEIREQRVRSGRESSARGRREGSAGSGSSSSPINTPPLRASVSRSEAKYSPVLEQGRDSGQSNHGTSAKGERLSVKLKTLPGSNEPYEASTQQEIDASYVDPLGPQTQRPKTAARKRIEEDEFADEELGDDLLPE; from the exons TCTCGGATGCCTGTTGGCACTTCAATGGGAAGACCTATGACTGGAGCTGTTCAG GACGGGGCAGCTCGTCCCATGACTGCAGTGCGGGCAGCAGGATATTCTTCATCTTTAGCTAGAG GCTCAGTGTTTGATCCACTGGGACAAGCGAAAGGACCAGCCCCTCCATTAGAGATGAAGAATGAAGACAC TCCAGAGGAGAAGATAAAGATCCTGGAAAAGAAGGTGAATGATTTGATAGAGGAGAGTTGTCTCACTCACGCACATGGGGATCTACAACTG TCTCTAGAGAAGGCCAAAGAGGCAGGCAGAAAGGAAAGGGCTCTGGTGAGACAGAGAGAACAAACAGGCACTGCAGACCACATCAATCTAGATCTGACCTTCTCA GTGCTGTTTAATTTAGCAAACCAATATACCAATAATGACATGTACACTGAAGCCCTAAACACTTaccaagtcattgtgaagaataAAATGCTTAATAATGCTG GACGATTAAAAGTGAACATGGCAAATATATATTTCAAGCAAAAGAACTACACAAAGGCAATCAAATTTTACCGCATGGCTTTGGATCAGATCTCAAATGTCCATAATGCAATGAG GATCAAGATAATGCAGAACATTGGAGTTGTGTTCGTACACATGGGCCAATACTCAGATGCCATCACCTCCTTTGAGTACATCATGAGTGAGAGTCCCAACATAAAGACAGGCTTCAACCTCATCCTGTGCTACTATGCCATTGGAGACCGTGAGAGGATGAAGAAAGCTTTCCAGAAACTAATTTGTGTTCCGCTTGGAATTGATGATGAAGACAAGTATATTCCTCCAAAT GATGACACCCATGCAAACATGGTCATTGAGGCTATTAAGAATGATAAgctgcaccaaatggaattggagAG GAAAGCACTAGCAGAAAAATACATTATGACCTCAGCTAAGCTTATTGCTCCAGCCATTGAGTCATCATTTGCAGCTGGGTTTGACTG GTGTGTAGACATGGTAAAGGGTTCACAATACGTGGAGCTGGCTAATGACTTGGAGATCAACAAAGCTATTACTTACCTAAGACAAAGGGACTTCAAACAG GCAGTTGAGACCCTGAAGATGTTTGAAAAGAAGGACAGCCGGGTTAAAAGTGCTGCTGCCACTAACCTTTCCTTTCTCTACTTCTTG GAAAAGGATTATGATCAAGCAGACCGCTACGCTGACCTTGCCATGAGCGCTGACCGCTACAACCCTGCTGCACTTATTAACAAAGGCAACACAGTGTTTGTGAAGGAGGACTATGAGAAAGCAGCAGAGTTTTATAAGGAGGCTCTTCGTAATGACTCGTCCTGCACTGAGGCTCTCTATAACTTAG GTTTGACCTATAAGAGGCTGGGTAGACTAGAGGAAGCCCTGGACTGCTTCCTTAAACTGCATGCTATCCTCAGAAACAGCGCTCAGGTCATGTATCAGTTGGCTAATCT ATATGAGATGCTGGAAGACCCTCACCAGGCAATTGAGTGGCTGATGCAGCTCACCAGTGTGACTCCTACAGATGCCCAGGTGCTGGCCAAACTGGGAGACCTTTATGACAATGAGGGAGACAAATCACAGGCATTCCAGTACTATTATGAG TCATACAGGTATTTTCCCTCAAACATTAGTGTCATTGAGTGGTTGGGAGCATATTACATTGATACCCAGTTCTGTGAGAAAGCTATTCAGTACTTTGACAGAGCTACCCTCATTCA ACCAACCCAGGTGAAATGGCAGCTGATGGTGGCCAGCTGTTACAGGAGAAgtg GAAATTATCAGAAGGCACTTGAGACCTACAAAGACATTCATTGGAAATTTCCAGAGAATGTTGAAT GTCTTCGCTTCCTGGTCAGACTGTGTACAGATATGGGATTAAAAGAGGTGCAGGACTATGCAACCAAACTCAAGAAAGTTGAGAAAATGAAGGAGATCAGAGAGCAG AGGGTGAGGTCTGGGAGGGAGAGCAGTGCTCGGGGTCGGAGAGAAGGCAGCGCTGGCAGTG GGAGCAGCTCAAGCCCCATCAATACCCCTCCTCTGAGAGCCAGTG TTTCTCGCTCTGAAGCCAAGTACAGTCCTGTACTGGAGCAGGGCAGAG ACAGTGGACAGAGCAACCATGGCACCAGTGCCAAGGGTGAACGGCTTAGTGTTAAGTTGAAAACACTTCCAGGTTCCAATGAGCCATATGAAGCCAGCACTCAGCAGGAAATAG ATGCTTCTTATGTTGATCCGTTGGGGCCGCAAACACAGAGACCAAAGACTGCAGCAAGGAAACGTATTGAGGAAGATGAGTTTGCTGATGAAGAGCTAGGAGATGACTTACTGCCAGAGTGA
- the ift88 gene encoding intraflagellar transport protein 88 homolog isoform X2 — MENVHLVPEEEDDLYTGYNEYNPTFDSEDLHNDIGFQQAVRTSHGRRPPMTAKYPGTAIGGRPLGTTFGSRMPVGTSMGRPMTGAVQDGAARPMTAVRAAGYSSSLARGSVFDPLGQAKGPAPPLEMKNEDTPEEKIKILEKKVNDLIEESCLTHAHGDLQLSLEKAKEAGRKERALVRQREQTGTADHINLDLTFSVLFNLANQYTNNDMYTEALNTYQVIVKNKMLNNAGRLKVNMANIYFKQKNYTKAIKFYRMALDQISNVHNAMRIKIMQNIGVVFVHMGQYSDAITSFEYIMSESPNIKTGFNLILCYYAIGDRERMKKAFQKLICVPLGIDDEDKYIPPNDDTHANMVIEAIKNDKLHQMELERKALAEKYIMTSAKLIAPAIESSFAAGFDWCVDMVKGSQYVELANDLEINKAITYLRQRDFKQAVETLKMFEKKDSRVKSAAATNLSFLYFLEKDYDQADRYADLAMSADRYNPAALINKGNTVFVKEDYEKAAEFYKEALRNDSSCTEALYNLGLTYKRLGRLEEALDCFLKLHAILRNSAQVMYQLANLYEMLEDPHQAIEWLMQLTSVTPTDAQVLAKLGDLYDNEGDKSQAFQYYYESYRYFPSNISVIEWLGAYYIDTQFCEKAIQYFDRATLIQPTQVKWQLMVASCYRRSGNYQKALETYKDIHWKFPENVECLRFLVRLCTDMGLKEVQDYATKLKKVEKMKEIREQRVRSGRESSARGRREGSAGSGSSSSPINTPPLRASAVSRSEAKYSPVLEQGRDSGQSNHGTSAKGERLSVKLKTLPGSNEPYEASTQQEIDASYVDPLGPQTQRPKTAARKRIEEDEFADEELGDDLLPE; from the exons TCTCGGATGCCTGTTGGCACTTCAATGGGAAGACCTATGACTGGAGCTGTTCAG GACGGGGCAGCTCGTCCCATGACTGCAGTGCGGGCAGCAGGATATTCTTCATCTTTAGCTAGAG GCTCAGTGTTTGATCCACTGGGACAAGCGAAAGGACCAGCCCCTCCATTAGAGATGAAGAATGAAGACAC TCCAGAGGAGAAGATAAAGATCCTGGAAAAGAAGGTGAATGATTTGATAGAGGAGAGTTGTCTCACTCACGCACATGGGGATCTACAACTG TCTCTAGAGAAGGCCAAAGAGGCAGGCAGAAAGGAAAGGGCTCTGGTGAGACAGAGAGAACAAACAGGCACTGCAGACCACATCAATCTAGATCTGACCTTCTCA GTGCTGTTTAATTTAGCAAACCAATATACCAATAATGACATGTACACTGAAGCCCTAAACACTTaccaagtcattgtgaagaataAAATGCTTAATAATGCTG GACGATTAAAAGTGAACATGGCAAATATATATTTCAAGCAAAAGAACTACACAAAGGCAATCAAATTTTACCGCATGGCTTTGGATCAGATCTCAAATGTCCATAATGCAATGAG GATCAAGATAATGCAGAACATTGGAGTTGTGTTCGTACACATGGGCCAATACTCAGATGCCATCACCTCCTTTGAGTACATCATGAGTGAGAGTCCCAACATAAAGACAGGCTTCAACCTCATCCTGTGCTACTATGCCATTGGAGACCGTGAGAGGATGAAGAAAGCTTTCCAGAAACTAATTTGTGTTCCGCTTGGAATTGATGATGAAGACAAGTATATTCCTCCAAAT GATGACACCCATGCAAACATGGTCATTGAGGCTATTAAGAATGATAAgctgcaccaaatggaattggagAG GAAAGCACTAGCAGAAAAATACATTATGACCTCAGCTAAGCTTATTGCTCCAGCCATTGAGTCATCATTTGCAGCTGGGTTTGACTG GTGTGTAGACATGGTAAAGGGTTCACAATACGTGGAGCTGGCTAATGACTTGGAGATCAACAAAGCTATTACTTACCTAAGACAAAGGGACTTCAAACAG GCAGTTGAGACCCTGAAGATGTTTGAAAAGAAGGACAGCCGGGTTAAAAGTGCTGCTGCCACTAACCTTTCCTTTCTCTACTTCTTG GAAAAGGATTATGATCAAGCAGACCGCTACGCTGACCTTGCCATGAGCGCTGACCGCTACAACCCTGCTGCACTTATTAACAAAGGCAACACAGTGTTTGTGAAGGAGGACTATGAGAAAGCAGCAGAGTTTTATAAGGAGGCTCTTCGTAATGACTCGTCCTGCACTGAGGCTCTCTATAACTTAG GTTTGACCTATAAGAGGCTGGGTAGACTAGAGGAAGCCCTGGACTGCTTCCTTAAACTGCATGCTATCCTCAGAAACAGCGCTCAGGTCATGTATCAGTTGGCTAATCT ATATGAGATGCTGGAAGACCCTCACCAGGCAATTGAGTGGCTGATGCAGCTCACCAGTGTGACTCCTACAGATGCCCAGGTGCTGGCCAAACTGGGAGACCTTTATGACAATGAGGGAGACAAATCACAGGCATTCCAGTACTATTATGAG TCATACAGGTATTTTCCCTCAAACATTAGTGTCATTGAGTGGTTGGGAGCATATTACATTGATACCCAGTTCTGTGAGAAAGCTATTCAGTACTTTGACAGAGCTACCCTCATTCA ACCAACCCAGGTGAAATGGCAGCTGATGGTGGCCAGCTGTTACAGGAGAAgtg GAAATTATCAGAAGGCACTTGAGACCTACAAAGACATTCATTGGAAATTTCCAGAGAATGTTGAAT GTCTTCGCTTCCTGGTCAGACTGTGTACAGATATGGGATTAAAAGAGGTGCAGGACTATGCAACCAAACTCAAGAAAGTTGAGAAAATGAAGGAGATCAGAGAGCAG AGGGTGAGGTCTGGGAGGGAGAGCAGTGCTCGGGGTCGGAGAGAAGGCAGCGCTGGCAGTG GGAGCAGCTCAAGCCCCATCAATACCCCTCCTCTGAGAGCCAGTG CAGTTTCTCGCTCTGAAGCCAAGTACAGTCCTGTACTGGAGCAGGGCAGAG ACAGTGGACAGAGCAACCATGGCACCAGTGCCAAGGGTGAACGGCTTAGTGTTAAGTTGAAAACACTTCCAGGTTCCAATGAGCCATATGAAGCCAGCACTCAGCAGGAAATAG ATGCTTCTTATGTTGATCCGTTGGGGCCGCAAACACAGAGACCAAAGACTGCAGCAAGGAAACGTATTGAGGAAGATGAGTTTGCTGATGAAGAGCTAGGAGATGACTTACTGCCAGAGTGA